In Salinibacterium sp. dk2585, a single window of DNA contains:
- a CDS encoding carbohydrate ABC transporter permease: protein MSTLTPRQRLSRLDVKASPYLYIAPFFILFALVGLFPLIYTFVVSLFDWHLLKGQGDFVGLGNFVEVLEDRFFWNSLFNTFSIFLLSAIPQLLAALLIAAVLDANIRGKTFWRMAVLLPYVVTPVAVSIIFSNLFGDDYGLFNNLLQGLGLPAVAWHQDTFASHFAIATMVNWRWTGYNALILLAAMQAVPRELHESAAIDGAGAVRRFVSITIPSIRPTMIFVIITATIGGLQIFAEPKLFDPATAGGTGGSHKQFQTTVLYLWEMAFFRQNFGEAAAIAWLLFLIIIGIGLINFMLTRRIATGDGTKARRSMPWSRRRHEQVEQTVTTPGTIAEDVKL from the coding sequence ATGAGCACCCTGACCCCCCGCCAGCGGCTGAGCCGCCTCGACGTCAAGGCTTCGCCGTACCTTTACATCGCACCGTTCTTCATCCTGTTCGCGCTGGTCGGCCTCTTCCCCCTCATCTACACCTTCGTCGTCTCCCTCTTCGACTGGCACCTCCTCAAGGGCCAGGGCGACTTCGTCGGGCTCGGGAACTTCGTCGAGGTACTCGAGGACCGCTTCTTCTGGAACTCGCTCTTCAACACCTTCAGCATCTTCCTGCTCTCCGCGATCCCGCAGCTCCTTGCGGCGCTGCTCATTGCAGCGGTGCTCGACGCCAACATCCGCGGCAAGACGTTCTGGCGCATGGCCGTGCTCCTCCCCTACGTGGTCACGCCTGTTGCGGTGTCGATCATCTTCAGCAACCTCTTCGGCGACGACTACGGCCTGTTCAACAACCTGCTGCAGGGCTTGGGCCTCCCGGCCGTCGCATGGCACCAGGACACCTTCGCGAGCCACTTCGCGATCGCCACGATGGTCAACTGGCGCTGGACCGGCTACAACGCCCTCATCCTCTTGGCCGCCATGCAGGCGGTGCCGCGTGAGCTGCACGAGTCGGCCGCCATCGACGGAGCTGGCGCAGTGCGCCGCTTCGTGTCGATCACGATCCCGAGCATCCGACCCACCATGATCTTCGTCATCATCACGGCCACGATCGGCGGCCTGCAGATCTTCGCGGAGCCCAAGCTCTTCGATCCCGCGACTGCGGGCGGCACAGGCGGTTCGCACAAGCAGTTCCAGACGACCGTGCTCTACCTGTGGGAGATGGCCTTCTTCCGCCAGAACTTCGGTGAGGCCGCGGCGATCGCGTGGCTGCTCTTCCTCATCATCATCGGCATCGGCCTCATCAACTTCATGCTCACGCGGCGCATCGCTACGGGAGACGGCACCAAGGCCCGCCGCTCAATGCCGTGGTCGCGCCGCCGGCACGAACAGGTCGAGCAGACGGTCACGACACCGGGAACCATCGCAGAGGACGTGAAGCTATGA
- a CDS encoding carbohydrate ABC transporter permease, translated as MSIRTAPERTPDAAATTAEAGTGPRDTGAPQVPRRRHGGGVGINRRPGWFVYAILLVVLLGSVYPFWWSFVIGSRNNQALGSTWPPLIPGGNFWSNAAKVFDAIPFWQALANSLIVSSVITISVVSFATLAGYAFAKLRFKGRNGLMVAVIATMAIPTQLGIIPLFILMREWGWTGEIGAVIVPTLVTAFGVFFMRQYLVDVIPDELIEAARVDGANMIRTFFHVGLPAARPAMAILGLFTFMTAWTDYLWPMLVLPDNPTLQVALGQLQSGYYVDFSIVLTGAILATLPLLILFIVAGKQLISGIMQGAVKG; from the coding sequence ATGAGCATCCGCACCGCACCAGAACGAACGCCGGATGCAGCGGCCACAACCGCCGAGGCGGGCACTGGGCCGCGCGACACTGGGGCACCACAGGTTCCCCGGCGCAGGCACGGCGGTGGCGTCGGCATCAATCGCCGCCCCGGCTGGTTCGTCTACGCGATCCTGCTCGTCGTGCTGCTGGGCTCCGTCTACCCGTTCTGGTGGTCATTCGTCATCGGCTCCCGCAACAACCAGGCGCTCGGTTCAACGTGGCCCCCGCTCATCCCGGGTGGCAACTTCTGGAGCAACGCCGCCAAGGTCTTCGACGCAATCCCGTTCTGGCAGGCACTCGCCAACAGCCTCATCGTCTCCTCGGTCATCACGATCTCGGTCGTGAGCTTCGCAACCCTCGCGGGCTACGCTTTCGCGAAGCTTCGCTTTAAGGGGCGCAATGGACTCATGGTCGCCGTCATCGCGACCATGGCCATCCCCACCCAGCTCGGCATCATCCCGCTGTTCATCCTCATGCGCGAGTGGGGCTGGACGGGTGAGATCGGCGCCGTCATCGTGCCGACCCTTGTGACCGCCTTCGGGGTGTTCTTCATGCGCCAGTACCTCGTCGACGTCATCCCGGACGAGCTCATCGAGGCCGCCCGCGTCGACGGCGCCAACATGATCCGGACGTTCTTCCACGTCGGTCTGCCCGCGGCGCGCCCGGCGATGGCCATCCTGGGTCTCTTCACCTTCATGACCGCCTGGACCGACTACCTCTGGCCCATGCTGGTACTGCCCGACAACCCCACCCTTCAGGTGGCTCTCGGACAACTGCAGTCTGGTTATTACGTGGACTTCTCGATCGTGCTCACGGGCGCGATCCTCGCGACCCTCCCGCTGCTCATCCTGTTTATCGTCGCAGGCAAGCAGCTCATCTCAGGAATCATGCAAGGAGCAGTGAAGGGCTAG
- a CDS encoding glycoside hydrolase family 1 protein yields the protein MPQQLELSNLPQDFLWGSATAAAQIEGAGHEDGKQDSIWDAFARVPGAVAGGDTPEVAVDHYHRMPQDVALMKRLGLQSYRFSTSWARIKPGDGDLNKQGLAFYSRLVDELLEAGILPWLTLYHWDLPQAVQDKGGWANRDTAYRFRDYASAVHDVLGDRVNHWTTFNEPLCSSLIGYAGGEHAPGLQDPVAALAAVHHQHLGHGLATRALREMGADQLGITLNLTNAVPNDPSDPVDRDAARRLDALWNRMFLEPMLLGQYPEDLLQDVAHLGLAERIQPGDLEIVSAPIDFLGVNHYHDDNVSGHPLPPGTPPGLQPTPRPKSSPFPGSEHLTFPSRNLPRTAMGWEVKPDGLRTLLVRLGQEYPNLPPLYVTENGAAYEGDEVIDGRVADPERAEYIRQHVTAVIQAVEDGADVRGYFVWSLLDNFEWAWGYEKRFGIVHVDYDSFERTIKDSGHLYASVIAEHSRVRAA from the coding sequence GTGCCTCAGCAACTCGAACTCTCGAACCTTCCCCAGGACTTCCTCTGGGGTTCGGCGACCGCTGCCGCCCAGATCGAAGGCGCCGGGCACGAAGACGGCAAGCAGGACTCGATCTGGGATGCCTTCGCTCGCGTCCCGGGCGCCGTCGCGGGCGGCGACACTCCCGAGGTGGCGGTCGATCACTACCACCGCATGCCGCAGGACGTCGCGCTCATGAAGCGCCTCGGCCTGCAGTCCTACCGTTTCTCAACCAGCTGGGCTCGCATCAAGCCGGGCGACGGCGACCTCAACAAGCAGGGCCTCGCCTTCTACAGCCGTCTCGTCGACGAACTCCTCGAGGCGGGCATCCTGCCGTGGCTGACGCTCTACCACTGGGACCTGCCGCAGGCCGTGCAGGACAAGGGCGGCTGGGCCAACCGTGACACCGCCTACCGCTTCCGGGACTACGCCTCAGCGGTGCACGACGTGCTCGGCGACAGGGTGAACCACTGGACGACCTTCAACGAGCCCCTCTGCTCGTCCCTCATCGGCTACGCGGGCGGCGAGCACGCCCCCGGCCTGCAAGACCCCGTCGCGGCACTGGCCGCCGTGCACCACCAGCACCTCGGCCACGGCCTCGCGACGCGGGCCCTGCGTGAGATGGGCGCCGATCAGCTCGGCATCACCCTGAACCTCACCAACGCGGTGCCGAACGACCCGAGCGACCCCGTTGACCGCGACGCGGCCCGCCGCCTCGACGCCCTGTGGAACCGCATGTTCCTCGAGCCCATGCTGCTCGGCCAGTATCCGGAGGATCTGCTGCAGGATGTCGCCCACCTGGGCCTCGCCGAGCGCATCCAGCCCGGCGACCTCGAGATCGTCTCCGCGCCCATCGACTTCCTCGGCGTGAACCACTACCACGACGACAACGTCAGCGGGCATCCGCTGCCGCCAGGCACCCCGCCCGGCCTGCAGCCGACCCCGCGGCCAAAGTCGTCGCCGTTCCCCGGCTCTGAGCACCTCACCTTCCCGAGCCGCAACCTGCCGCGCACGGCGATGGGCTGGGAGGTCAAGCCCGACGGCCTCCGCACGCTGCTCGTGCGGCTCGGCCAGGAGTACCCGAACCTCCCGCCGCTCTACGTGACCGAGAACGGCGCCGCCTACGAGGGCGACGAGGTCATCGACGGGCGAGTCGCAGACCCTGAACGCGCTGAGTACATCCGCCAGCACGTCACCGCCGTCATCCAGGCGGTCGAGGACGGGGCGGATGTCCGTGGCTACTTCGTGTGGTCACTCCTCGACAACTTCGAGTGGGCCTGGGGCTACGAGAAGCGCTTCGGGATCGTGCACGTCGACTACGACAGCTTCGAGCGCACGATCAAAGACAGCGGGCACCTCTACGCCTCCGTGATCGCCGAGCACTCGCGTGTGCGTGCCGCCTAG
- a CDS encoding LacI family DNA-binding transcriptional regulator, translated as MTLEAERAAAPTLEEVARVAGVSRSTVSRVVNGSPNVTADVIATVNRAIDELGYVPNRAARSLASRRTHAIALVIPENTAKFFADPYFASVIQGVALHLATTEYTLSLLIASETETEKTRRYLQGGNVDGALILSHHSDDQAYVQLSRRMPIVFGGRPMSGSDGTHYVDVDNVAAARSATEYLIGRGKTRIATISGPHDMASGLDRLQGWREALDAAGLAADLHEEGDFTPPSGEDAMRRLLERGEEFDGLFAASAQMASGALIALRKAGLRVPEDVGVVSIDNDYFAQNALPPLTTIDQPSVQQGSKMADVLLRLIEGEDVPYATIIPTSLVERTSV; from the coding sequence ATGACCCTCGAAGCTGAGCGCGCTGCGGCGCCCACGCTCGAAGAGGTTGCCCGCGTCGCGGGTGTATCGCGGTCCACCGTGTCGCGTGTCGTCAACGGCAGCCCGAATGTCACTGCGGATGTCATCGCGACCGTCAACCGCGCGATCGACGAACTCGGCTACGTGCCTAACCGCGCCGCCCGCTCGCTCGCGAGTCGACGCACGCACGCGATCGCCCTCGTGATCCCCGAGAACACGGCCAAGTTCTTCGCCGACCCCTACTTCGCATCCGTCATCCAGGGCGTCGCGCTCCACCTCGCGACGACCGAGTACACGCTCAGCCTCCTCATCGCCTCCGAGACCGAGACGGAGAAGACGCGGCGCTACCTGCAGGGCGGCAACGTCGACGGCGCCCTGATCCTCTCTCACCACAGCGATGACCAGGCCTACGTGCAGCTCTCCCGCCGCATGCCCATCGTCTTCGGCGGGCGCCCCATGAGCGGCAGCGACGGCACGCACTACGTCGACGTCGACAATGTCGCGGCCGCGCGATCGGCCACGGAGTACCTCATCGGCCGCGGCAAGACCCGCATCGCGACCATCAGCGGCCCGCACGACATGGCCTCCGGGCTCGACCGGCTGCAGGGCTGGCGGGAGGCGCTCGACGCGGCCGGCCTCGCGGCAGACCTGCACGAGGAGGGCGACTTCACCCCGCCGAGCGGTGAGGATGCGATGCGTCGCCTGCTCGAACGCGGCGAGGAGTTCGACGGCCTCTTCGCTGCCAGCGCCCAGATGGCATCCGGTGCCCTCATCGCCCTCCGCAAGGCGGGGCTGCGCGTGCCCGAGGATGTCGGCGTCGTCAGCATCGACAACGACTACTTCGCCCAGAATGCCCTGCCGCCGCTCACCACGATCGACCAGCCGTCCGTACAGCAGGGCTCGAAGATGGCCGACGTGCTGCTGCGGCTGATCGAGGGCGAGGACGTGCCCTACGCGACGATCATCCCGACGAGCCTCGTAGAGCGCACCTCCGTCTGA
- a CDS encoding site-specific DNA-methyltransferase, with product MTAAWTPDSPNRVILGDNLEVIAGLPDESFTLVYLDPPFNTGRSQQRHSTKSVRSATAGNAGFKGVQYERILGDLMQYDDTFDDYWSFLEPRLLEAWRLLADDGTLYLHLDYREAHYAKVLLDALFGRECFLNEIIWAYDYGAKSKSRWPTKHDTILVYVKNPATYHFNSEAVDREPYMAPGLVTPEKAAKGKLPTDVWWHTIVSPTGNEKTGYPTQKPVGILRRIIQASSREGDWVLDFFAGSGTTGAVAGALGRRFVLVDSSPDAVEIIRARLAKADVEFE from the coding sequence GTGACCGCCGCGTGGACCCCAGACTCCCCCAACCGGGTCATCCTCGGCGACAACCTCGAGGTCATCGCGGGCCTGCCCGACGAGTCGTTCACGCTCGTCTACCTGGATCCTCCCTTCAACACGGGCCGCAGCCAGCAGCGTCATTCGACCAAGAGTGTGCGCAGCGCCACGGCGGGCAACGCGGGTTTCAAGGGGGTGCAGTACGAGCGCATCCTCGGCGACCTCATGCAGTATGACGACACCTTCGACGACTACTGGTCGTTCCTGGAGCCCCGGCTGCTGGAGGCGTGGCGCCTGCTCGCCGACGACGGCACCCTGTACCTGCACCTCGACTACCGGGAGGCGCACTACGCGAAGGTGCTGCTCGATGCGCTCTTCGGCCGCGAGTGCTTCCTCAACGAGATCATCTGGGCCTACGACTACGGCGCCAAGTCGAAGAGTCGCTGGCCGACCAAGCACGACACGATCCTCGTCTACGTGAAGAACCCGGCCACGTACCACTTCAACTCGGAGGCGGTTGACCGGGAACCCTACATGGCGCCCGGGCTGGTGACGCCGGAGAAGGCGGCGAAGGGCAAGCTGCCGACAGATGTGTGGTGGCACACGATTGTGTCGCCCACGGGCAACGAGAAGACCGGGTACCCGACACAGAAGCCCGTGGGCATCCTCCGCCGAATCATCCAGGCCTCGTCGCGGGAGGGTGACTGGGTGCTCGACTTCTTCGCGGGCTCGGGCACGACGGGGGCGGTTGCCGGTGCCCTCGGCCGCCGCTTCGTGCTCGTCGACAGCAGTCCTGACGCCGTGGAGATCATCCGCGCCCGCCTGGCGAAGGCCGACGTGGAGTTCGAGTAG
- a CDS encoding cupredoxin domain-containing protein has translation MRTSRFIAVLAVTLALAGCSAAEPAGTGETTTVQVTMVDMAYVPDVIEVPRGNRLVIELSNEDADLHDLVLDTGPATERFGQGKTETFDAGVITDDVEGWCSVPPHREHGMVLNIVAVEG, from the coding sequence ATGCGCACTTCCCGTTTCATTGCCGTCCTCGCTGTCACGCTGGCGCTCGCCGGATGCTCGGCCGCTGAGCCCGCGGGCACCGGCGAGACCACGACCGTGCAGGTGACGATGGTCGACATGGCCTACGTGCCCGACGTGATCGAGGTGCCCCGCGGCAACCGACTCGTGATCGAGCTGAGCAATGAGGACGCCGACCTGCACGACCTGGTGTTGGATACCGGTCCGGCAACGGAGCGCTTCGGTCAGGGCAAGACGGAGACCTTCGACGCGGGGGTCATCACGGATGACGTGGAGGGCTGGTGCTCTGTGCCGCCCCACCGCGAACACGGGATGGTGCTCAACATCGTCGCCGTCGAGGGGTGA
- a CDS encoding heme ABC transporter ATP-binding protein: protein MIHCHEAGDVCVEADGVTVHAGDVRILSDVSLSIVAGEVLALVGPNGAGKSTLLGVLAGDRKPDHGVVLYDGRPVRDWSHLELSRRRAVLTQENTVSFPFRAIEVVEMGRSPWGRGGDFDRDRTAIAAAVAATDVTHLLDRRYTALSGGEKARVSLARVLAQQTDVVLLDEPTAALDLRHQEEVMRTARVLASEGRAVVVVLHDLSLAGAYADRVALLAEGRMVTVGSPDEVLTAETVGDAYGLEVQVIRQPGSGRPLVLPVRT, encoded by the coding sequence ATGATCCACTGCCACGAAGCGGGAGACGTTTGCGTCGAGGCCGACGGTGTGACGGTGCACGCGGGCGACGTGCGGATCCTCTCCGATGTCTCGCTCTCGATCGTCGCGGGCGAGGTGCTCGCACTCGTCGGTCCGAACGGTGCCGGCAAGTCGACCCTGCTCGGAGTGCTTGCGGGCGACCGCAAGCCCGACCACGGGGTCGTGCTCTACGACGGACGCCCGGTGCGCGACTGGTCGCACCTTGAGCTCTCCCGCCGCCGGGCCGTGCTCACGCAGGAGAACACGGTCAGCTTTCCCTTCCGCGCGATCGAGGTCGTCGAGATGGGGCGCAGCCCCTGGGGTCGCGGCGGCGACTTCGACCGTGACCGCACCGCGATCGCGGCGGCCGTGGCGGCGACGGATGTCACGCACCTCCTCGATCGCCGGTACACGGCACTCTCGGGCGGAGAGAAGGCCCGCGTTTCCCTCGCCCGCGTGCTGGCGCAGCAGACCGACGTCGTGCTGCTCGATGAACCGACGGCCGCGCTCGACCTGCGGCACCAGGAAGAGGTCATGCGCACGGCGCGAGTGCTGGCATCCGAGGGTCGTGCCGTTGTCGTCGTGCTGCACGACCTCTCGCTCGCGGGGGCCTATGCCGACCGCGTCGCGCTCCTCGCGGAGGGCCGCATGGTGACGGTCGGCTCGCCCGATGAGGTGCTCACGGCCGAGACGGTCGGCGATGCGTACGGGCTTGAGGTGCAGGTGATCCGGCAGCCGGGATCGGGTCGGCCGCTCGTGCTGCCAGTGCGCACCTAG
- a CDS encoding FecCD family ABC transporter permease produces MTEVDRPVTHRRARSAVLATVLGVTLVGGVVLSAMVGQLPVAPGEVLGAILRAIGIETAWASDDPIIDSTLWAVRFPRLVMGLVVGAALAVAGAVMQAIFGNPLAEPGVVGVSSGAALGAAAAIVFGITAFGGWAVAAFAFAGGLLAVLLVYFVSRASGRTEVVTLLLTGIAINAFAGAGLALLMFAGDTSSREQIVFWQLGSMNGARWPEVGIVAAITLIGTLAAVVLARRYDLLSLGERAARHLGVDVERLRVISIVLVALLTGVAVAFCGIISFVGLVVPHIIRMAIGPKHRPLIIASAIGGGVLLVFADVLARTLVSGADLPIGMLTSLVGGPFFFYLLYRARRQSGGWA; encoded by the coding sequence GTGACCGAGGTCGATCGGCCCGTGACGCACCGCCGTGCCCGCTCGGCGGTGCTCGCGACCGTGCTGGGCGTGACCCTGGTGGGCGGCGTCGTGCTTTCTGCGATGGTCGGTCAGCTTCCCGTTGCTCCCGGCGAGGTGCTGGGCGCAATCCTCCGCGCGATCGGCATCGAGACGGCGTGGGCCTCGGATGACCCGATCATCGATTCGACGCTGTGGGCGGTGCGCTTTCCCCGCCTTGTGATGGGCCTCGTTGTCGGGGCGGCGCTCGCCGTGGCGGGTGCCGTCATGCAGGCGATCTTCGGCAATCCGCTGGCGGAGCCGGGCGTCGTCGGCGTGTCGTCCGGTGCCGCCCTTGGCGCGGCCGCCGCCATCGTCTTCGGCATCACGGCGTTCGGCGGCTGGGCGGTCGCGGCCTTCGCCTTCGCGGGCGGGCTGCTCGCGGTGCTGCTCGTCTACTTCGTGTCGCGTGCGAGCGGCCGCACCGAGGTCGTCACGCTGCTGCTCACGGGCATCGCGATCAACGCCTTCGCGGGTGCCGGGCTTGCCCTCTTGATGTTCGCGGGCGACACGTCGAGCCGAGAGCAGATCGTCTTCTGGCAGCTCGGTTCGATGAACGGTGCGCGCTGGCCCGAGGTGGGCATCGTTGCCGCGATCACGCTCATCGGCACCCTGGCCGCCGTCGTGCTCGCGCGGCGCTACGACCTCCTCTCCCTGGGGGAGCGCGCGGCCCGGCACCTCGGTGTCGACGTCGAGCGACTGCGGGTCATCTCGATCGTGCTGGTCGCCCTGCTGACGGGGGTCGCCGTCGCGTTCTGCGGCATCATCTCCTTCGTTGGCCTCGTCGTGCCCCACATCATCCGTATGGCGATCGGGCCGAAGCACCGTCCGCTCATCATCGCGAGTGCGATCGGCGGCGGCGTGCTGCTCGTCTTCGCCGACGTGCTCGCCCGCACCCTCGTCTCGGGCGCCGACCTGCCCATCGGGATGCTCACCTCGCTTGTCGGCGGGCCCTTCTTCTTCTACCTGCTCTACCGGGCGCGACGCCAGAGCGGGGGTTGGGCATGA
- a CDS encoding biotin/lipoate A/B protein ligase family protein, with the protein MHGEYKVPGGKLVVVDLDVERGRIANFRLAGDFFLEPDDALLDINRAVEGLPEDSDSATIAAAVRGALPEGAQLLGFSPEAVAIAVRRSLSRASSWTDYDWQLVHAGPMSPRLHLALDQVLTEEVGAGRRGPTLRIWEWNEPAVVIGSFQSLKNEVDLENAKKYGIDVVRRISGGGAMFMEAGGIITWSLYVPGELVQGLTFADSYAFLDEWAITALKSLGIDASYQPLNDITSPQGKIGGAAQKRLGNGAVLHHVTMSYDMDRDRMVEVLRIGREKMSDKGTTSANKRVDPLKSQTGLPRDEIIERMIGTFRSLYGLTPGELTADELARAQQLVDEKFATDEWLQRVP; encoded by the coding sequence ATGCACGGCGAGTACAAGGTTCCCGGCGGCAAGCTTGTGGTGGTCGACCTCGACGTCGAGCGGGGGCGCATTGCGAACTTCCGCCTGGCGGGCGACTTCTTCCTTGAGCCCGACGACGCGCTGCTCGACATCAACCGCGCGGTCGAGGGCCTGCCGGAGGACAGCGACTCCGCCACGATCGCTGCCGCCGTGCGCGGCGCGCTTCCCGAGGGTGCCCAGCTGCTCGGCTTCAGCCCAGAGGCGGTCGCGATCGCGGTGCGGCGCTCGCTCTCGCGCGCGAGTTCCTGGACCGACTACGACTGGCAGCTCGTGCATGCCGGGCCCATGTCGCCGCGCCTCCACCTTGCCCTCGACCAGGTGCTCACGGAGGAGGTCGGCGCTGGGCGCCGCGGCCCCACCCTGCGCATCTGGGAGTGGAACGAACCGGCCGTCGTGATCGGCAGCTTCCAGTCGCTCAAGAACGAGGTCGACCTCGAGAATGCGAAGAAGTACGGCATCGATGTCGTGCGGCGCATCTCGGGGGGTGGCGCCATGTTCATGGAGGCGGGTGGCATCATCACGTGGTCGCTCTACGTGCCGGGTGAGCTCGTGCAGGGGCTGACCTTCGCCGACTCCTACGCGTTTCTCGACGAGTGGGCCATCACGGCGCTCAAGTCGCTCGGCATCGACGCGAGCTACCAGCCGCTCAACGACATCACGAGTCCCCAGGGCAAGATCGGCGGGGCGGCGCAGAAGCGACTCGGCAACGGCGCGGTGCTGCACCACGTCACCATGAGCTACGACATGGACCGCGACAGGATGGTCGAGGTGCTGCGCATCGGCCGCGAGAAGATGAGCGACAAGGGCACGACGAGCGCCAACAAGCGCGTGGACCCGCTCAAGTCGCAGACGGGCCTGCCCCGCGACGAGATCATCGAACGGATGATCGGTACCTTCCGTTCCCTCTATGGCCTCACGCCGGGCGAACTCACGGCCGACGAGCTGGCCCGCGCGCAGCAACTCGTCGATGAGAAGTTCGCGACGGATGAGTGGCTGCAGCGGGTTCCGTGA
- a CDS encoding alpha/beta fold hydrolase, with protein MVKFTAIRNERTFVDAHGVTIHFYEWKVGMPRGIIQISHGLGEHAARYEDVAQAFVAAGYTVYADDHRGHGQTGLLQWGGDLSKMGMLGPGGLRATIEGVRSLTRLIRGENADVPLAIVGHSWGSLLAQIVVNDHPDEYDAVILTGTAYRTFAHMNSGDLNKRHRHLGATGNEWLSRDPAIAQAFADDPLCFTASAIKQFGLWDALKLLGRPRRNLTHDVPLLIQVGGDDPFGGERSAELLAESYIGRSGLTDVELIVYTGARHEVFNETNREEVLADTLAWLGDRLPERAGE; from the coding sequence GTGGTCAAGTTCACGGCGATCCGAAACGAGCGCACCTTCGTCGACGCCCACGGCGTCACCATCCATTTCTACGAGTGGAAGGTCGGCATGCCACGCGGCATCATCCAGATCTCGCACGGACTGGGCGAGCACGCCGCGCGCTACGAGGATGTCGCCCAGGCCTTCGTCGCCGCCGGCTACACCGTCTACGCCGACGACCACCGCGGCCACGGGCAGACCGGCCTGCTGCAGTGGGGCGGCGACCTCAGCAAGATGGGCATGCTCGGGCCGGGCGGCCTCCGCGCCACCATCGAGGGGGTCCGCAGCCTCACCCGACTCATCCGTGGGGAGAACGCCGACGTGCCGCTCGCGATCGTTGGCCACAGTTGGGGATCCCTCCTCGCGCAGATCGTTGTCAACGACCACCCCGACGAATACGACGCCGTCATCCTCACCGGCACCGCCTACCGCACCTTCGCCCACATGAACAGCGGCGACCTCAACAAGCGGCACCGGCACCTCGGCGCGACCGGCAACGAATGGCTCAGCCGTGACCCGGCCATCGCGCAGGCCTTCGCGGACGACCCACTGTGCTTCACCGCATCCGCCATCAAGCAGTTCGGGCTGTGGGACGCGCTCAAACTCCTCGGTCGGCCCCGGCGCAATCTGACGCACGACGTGCCACTCCTTATCCAGGTGGGCGGCGACGACCCCTTCGGCGGCGAACGCAGTGCCGAGCTCCTCGCGGAGTCGTACATCGGCCGCTCCGGGCTCACCGACGTCGAACTCATCGTCTACACGGGTGCCCGCCACGAGGTCTTCAACGAGACCAACCGCGAGGAGGTGCTCGCCGACACGCTCGCGTGGCTCGGCGACCGCCTGCCGGAGCGCGCGGGGGAGTAG
- a CDS encoding MarR family winged helix-turn-helix transcriptional regulator has product MDSEIRIAIAKLARRMRQERGASDLGPSQLGVLASLEIVGPQTLGELSAQERVTAPSMNRTVNLLEASGLLSRSASPDDGRKVIIELTDAGRAVLDDTRRRRDAWFGERVATLSDEEKTALEAATPVLRKLAEL; this is encoded by the coding sequence ATGGACTCCGAGATTCGCATCGCCATCGCCAAGCTCGCACGCCGCATGCGGCAGGAGCGCGGCGCGAGCGACCTCGGCCCGAGCCAGCTCGGCGTGCTCGCGTCGCTCGAGATCGTTGGCCCGCAGACGCTCGGTGAGCTCAGCGCCCAAGAACGCGTCACCGCCCCTTCCATGAACCGCACGGTCAACCTTCTCGAGGCATCCGGGCTCCTCAGCCGAAGCGCGTCGCCGGATGACGGGCGCAAGGTCATCATCGAACTGACGGATGCCGGCCGCGCCGTGCTCGACGACACCCGCCGGCGACGGGACGCCTGGTTCGGCGAGCGCGTCGCAACCCTCAGCGACGAGGAGAAGACCGCCCTCGAAGCGGCGACGCCCGTGTTGCGGAAGCTGGCCGAACTGTGA